A region from the Coleofasciculaceae cyanobacterium genome encodes:
- a CDS encoding ParB/RepB/Spo0J family partition protein — protein sequence MARTRKPVEDFIFRGEKTGTVQVAFLTDIKLPDYQPRQYFDETKLEELAQTIKKHGVLEPLLVRKLPSLNQYELVAGGRRYRASKKAGLTEVPVIVRELSDEQAIEIAIIENLQREDLNPVEETEGILKLLSKRLKTNIEQVSPLLHQLQKQVRGRSANNVIGSSQVESIQGVFDSLGLMELDSFISNRLPLLNLPVDILEVLRAGKIEYTKAKAIARLGDRETRTQLLESALANSLSLSQIRELVKAEQIPKQQSELKTRFDTTYKEAKKAKKLWSDSKKRKQLESLLSKLEKLIAEEKY from the coding sequence GTGGCGAGAACTAGAAAACCAGTCGAAGACTTTATTTTTAGAGGAGAAAAAACAGGAACAGTACAGGTTGCTTTTCTAACGGACATTAAGTTACCTGACTATCAACCGCGACAGTATTTTGATGAGACGAAGTTAGAAGAGTTAGCCCAAACTATTAAAAAGCACGGAGTTTTAGAACCGTTATTGGTGCGAAAACTGCCCAGTCTGAATCAATATGAATTGGTAGCGGGGGGCAGACGCTATCGCGCATCAAAGAAAGCTGGTTTAACGGAAGTACCAGTTATTGTTCGCGAATTGAGTGATGAGCAAGCAATTGAAATTGCCATTATTGAAAACCTTCAACGGGAAGATTTGAATCCTGTAGAGGAAACTGAAGGCATTTTAAAACTGTTGTCAAAACGCCTGAAAACCAATATAGAACAGGTTTCTCCCCTACTCCATCAACTACAAAAACAGGTGCGGGGTAGGTCAGCCAATAACGTTATTGGCTCGTCACAAGTTGAGTCTATTCAAGGTGTTTTTGACTCTCTCGGGTTGATGGAATTGGATTCATTCATTAGTAATCGTCTACCTTTACTGAATCTACCAGTCGATATCCTCGAAGTTCTCAGAGCAGGGAAAATTGAATATACTAAAGCTAAAGCGATCGCTCGTCTGGGCGATCGAGAAACTAGAACTCAATTATTAGAATCAGCGCTCGCCAACTCATTATCATTGAGTCAAATTCGCGAACTGGTTAAAGCAGAGCAAATTCCCAAGCAACAGTCAGAATTAAAAACTCGCTTTGACACTACTTATAAGGAAGCCAAGAAAGCGAAGAAACTTTGGAGTGATTCAAAAAAGCGAAAACAATTAGAATCATTGTTGTCAAAATTAGAGAAGCTGATTGCCGAAGAAAAGTATTGA
- a CDS encoding ParA family protein, with protein MSKIIAVANQKGGTGKTTTSVHLAYWLSQRGQVLVVDADAQQSSTTWLEDLNLKVEIINDPDDLFERLPQLKEEYGFVVVDGPASMSETTRVILTRADIALVPCRPAGLDMHSSNRVIRLIRQARDLRGGMPSAALFLNQAKKGTVLLREAQAALATSGIDLLDEVIYDRQVITDAPSQGQVVWQMGGSAAHSAATEFNRLFEEAWEKLSGEN; from the coding sequence ATGAGCAAAATTATCGCTGTTGCCAATCAAAAAGGTGGCACTGGCAAAACCACTACTTCTGTCCATCTTGCTTACTGGCTTTCTCAACGAGGTCAGGTGTTAGTCGTAGATGCCGATGCCCAACAAAGTAGTACCACTTGGCTTGAAGACTTGAATTTAAAAGTAGAGATTATTAACGATCCTGATGATTTATTTGAGCGACTACCCCAGCTAAAAGAAGAATATGGTTTTGTGGTGGTGGATGGTCCTGCAAGCATGAGCGAAACTACCCGTGTCATTCTTACTCGTGCTGACATAGCTTTAGTACCCTGTAGACCAGCAGGATTGGATATGCACAGCAGCAACCGCGTGATTAGATTAATTCGCCAGGCTAGAGATTTGCGTGGAGGTATGCCCTCTGCTGCCTTATTTTTAAATCAAGCCAAAAAGGGAACAGTGTTACTCAGAGAAGCTCAAGCTGCTTTAGCCACAAGCGGTATTGATTTATTAGATGAAGTAATCTATGACCGACAGGTAATCACAGACGCACCCAGTCAAGGTCAGGTAGTCTGGCAAATGGGCGGTAGTGCAGCCCATAGTGCAGCAACAGAATTCAATCGACTCTTTGAAGAAGCTTGGGAGAAACTCAGTGGCGAGAACTAG
- a CDS encoding DUF6753 family protein, whose translation MSLLDGSAAKARKIIDFCMPNEPPEMKAKVFEIVNLSGLEPNDPMFMVLLSTGQIRVFLEAAPRELRRLLEEWKLEMVKSFSRLMSAMTQISEQQQEQALVLEEKMETVSQKCVSNIKEAGMSTVGAMAEANSETLEQVKETKQQNEELSKTLATLQAEAKADREKNIENMNALIVWMNKTVQRQENVNQQINDSYADLRKLQQKTLWFKFADWYSPLSALVIVGGACFIAGGWLTFQKYNGAIDQLGRNIATWNLDRIVKCQDDKNPKCTVWIVPPGSPEREGVE comes from the coding sequence ATGAGTCTGCTTGATGGTAGTGCGGCAAAAGCCAGAAAGATTATTGATTTTTGTATGCCGAATGAGCCGCCTGAGATGAAGGCAAAGGTGTTTGAGATTGTTAATCTCAGTGGATTGGAGCCAAATGACCCAATGTTCATGGTTTTGCTCTCAACGGGACAGATACGGGTGTTCTTAGAAGCTGCTCCCAGAGAATTACGTCGGTTGTTAGAGGAATGGAAGCTTGAAATGGTCAAAAGCTTTTCTAGGCTAATGTCTGCTATGACTCAGATCTCTGAACAACAGCAGGAGCAGGCTCTCGTGCTCGAGGAAAAAATGGAGACTGTTAGTCAAAAGTGTGTCTCCAATATCAAGGAGGCAGGCATGAGTACGGTGGGGGCGATGGCTGAGGCCAATAGTGAGACTTTAGAGCAGGTAAAAGAGACTAAACAGCAGAATGAGGAACTATCTAAAACATTAGCCACACTCCAGGCTGAAGCTAAAGCAGACAGAGAAAAGAATATTGAGAACATGAATGCTTTGATTGTGTGGATGAATAAGACAGTTCAAAGACAGGAAAATGTAAATCAGCAAATTAATGATTCTTACGCCGATCTTAGAAAACTTCAGCAAAAGACTTTATGGTTTAAGTTCGCTGATTGGTATTCCCCTTTATCAGCTTTAGTTATTGTCGGAGGAGCCTGTTTTATCGCTGGCGGTTGGTTGACCTTCCAAAAGTACAATGGTGCTATCGACCAACTTGGGCGGAATATTGCAACCTGGAATCTCGATCGCATCGTTAAGTGTCAAGACGATAAAAATCCTAAATGCACAGTTTGGATTGTTCCTCCTGGTTCTCCCGAACGTGAAGGAGTAGAGTAA
- a CDS encoding mobilization protein produces the protein MAVIHLIDGEKGGVGKSFVTRAMIQYGLDRSLPFVAVETDRSNPDVNRVYQKQCQFAVFSEDEKQASKADRIFEMAMEQPVIVSLPSQVNRAVTAWIENNQLLEIGQEYDVSFCKWFVTNGEYDSIRLFQASVDHYGEQMTHVLVRNFGLCDEWSQVDDDKSLTKLIAGYGVKVIDFPKLGYQERYLINQKQLRFDDATKSSDLTVLGKQRVVNFLKAAYAAFDSTGVWAIDSETESASAS, from the coding sequence ATGGCAGTTATTCATTTGATTGATGGTGAGAAGGGGGGAGTAGGTAAGTCTTTTGTGACTAGAGCGATGATTCAGTATGGATTAGATCGTTCTTTGCCTTTTGTGGCGGTGGAGACAGATCGTTCTAATCCTGATGTGAATCGTGTCTATCAGAAGCAATGTCAATTTGCTGTTTTTAGTGAGGATGAGAAGCAGGCTAGTAAGGCAGATCGGATTTTTGAGATGGCAATGGAGCAGCCTGTGATTGTTTCTTTGCCGAGTCAGGTTAATCGGGCAGTTACGGCATGGATTGAGAATAATCAGTTACTTGAAATTGGTCAGGAGTATGACGTTAGTTTTTGTAAGTGGTTTGTGACTAACGGTGAGTATGACAGTATTCGACTTTTTCAAGCTTCAGTAGACCATTATGGTGAGCAGATGACTCATGTTTTGGTGAGAAACTTTGGGCTTTGTGATGAGTGGTCCCAGGTTGATGATGATAAGTCCCTGACTAAGCTGATTGCGGGGTATGGGGTGAAAGTAATTGATTTTCCGAAGCTGGGTTATCAGGAACGGTATTTGATTAATCAGAAGCAGTTACGTTTTGATGATGCTACTAAGTCATCTGATTTGACTGTGTTGGGTAAGCAGCGGGTAGTTAATTTTCTTAAGGCTGCTTATGCTGCTTTTGACAGTACTGGGGTTTGGGCAATCGACTCAGAGACAGAATCAGCGTCAGCATCTTGA
- the mobV gene encoding MobV family relaxase, which produces MPHAIARIAKLKSGNVGASGQHTRRAHQTPNANPEISNIRFIGQPDSMNLPSLETIVRERIGDQTIRKNAVLCVEMLLTASPEYFRPDNPSQAGYYEPERLADFQQAVHSWLDKEYGDRIVRAELHLDESTPHVHAYFVPLDEKGKLNCRGIFGGREKLSKFQDSYAEALSPLGLERGIKGSRAKHTKIQHYYAAVNRSPDLTLDRSTIEHQLADRQRAIKEKEQALITAKLLSRDKEELIQRLNQAEIKIKSQNRELTNWKNKYADIAKSVRDLPLKDVTYELGLEPDPKDKHKWQNEHHTINITGSKFYDWKQMKGGGGAIDLVMHINECDYKQSVAWLNERLGESATIEAVTYKTREIIRTEPVREFVPPVPAQSKWQYVKQYLTRTRKLPSGLVDRLHEQGLIYADQNQNAVFIRRSLDERTGRGFLAYSTREDENKITGANLRGTAGSDNQFKGLAKGSKRKEGWFYFTKGEQSSDPVRRVVLVESPIDAMSLAVLERTDSVKTLYLSTDGAGQIPTEYLAEVKDVVIAVDNDPSGDLMAQRVKAQLPNAVRKTPSSIDWNQDLVNTFDWSNQNRSNEVNRQPRHEPDTGRGLSL; this is translated from the coding sequence ATGCCCCACGCCATCGCCAGAATAGCCAAACTCAAGTCAGGAAATGTCGGTGCTTCAGGTCAGCATACCAGAAGAGCGCATCAAACTCCAAACGCCAACCCAGAGATTAGTAACATTCGCTTTATTGGTCAACCAGATTCAATGAATCTGCCTAGCTTAGAAACCATCGTCAGAGAACGCATTGGCGACCAAACCATCCGCAAGAATGCCGTCCTCTGTGTAGAGATGTTATTAACCGCCTCTCCTGAATATTTCCGACCAGATAACCCCAGTCAAGCAGGCTATTACGAACCAGAGCGATTAGCCGATTTCCAACAGGCAGTACATAGTTGGTTAGATAAAGAGTATGGCGATCGCATTGTGCGAGCCGAGTTACATTTAGATGAATCAACTCCCCATGTTCATGCTTATTTTGTACCTCTAGATGAAAAAGGTAAACTCAACTGTCGGGGAATATTTGGTGGGCGAGAAAAACTGAGTAAGTTTCAAGATAGCTACGCCGAAGCCCTCTCACCTTTAGGACTAGAACGAGGTATCAAAGGCAGTAGAGCCAAACATACTAAAATTCAACATTACTATGCTGCTGTTAATAGATCTCCAGATTTAACTTTAGACAGGTCAACTATCGAGCATCAGTTAGCCGACAGACAAAGAGCAATCAAAGAAAAAGAACAGGCTTTAATTACCGCCAAACTATTATCGAGAGATAAGGAAGAATTAATTCAGCGATTAAACCAAGCTGAAATTAAAATTAAATCTCAGAATCGAGAATTAACCAACTGGAAAAATAAGTATGCAGACATCGCTAAATCGGTGCGAGATTTACCGTTAAAAGATGTGACATATGAATTAGGTTTAGAACCAGATCCCAAGGATAAACATAAGTGGCAGAATGAACACCATACCATTAACATCACAGGTAGTAAATTCTACGACTGGAAACAGATGAAGGGTGGAGGTGGAGCAATCGATTTAGTGATGCACATTAATGAATGTGACTATAAACAATCGGTAGCCTGGTTGAATGAGCGTCTAGGTGAAAGCGCAACCATCGAAGCTGTTACCTATAAAACTAGAGAAATAATTAGAACCGAACCAGTAAGAGAATTTGTGCCACCAGTACCCGCACAGAGTAAATGGCAGTACGTAAAACAATATTTAACTCGTACAAGAAAGTTACCTAGTGGCTTAGTAGATAGACTCCATGAACAGGGATTAATTTATGCAGATCAAAATCAAAATGCGGTGTTTATTCGTCGTTCATTGGACGAGCGAACTGGGCGAGGTTTCCTCGCCTACAGCACGCGCGAGGATGAAAATAAAATCACTGGGGCTAATCTTAGAGGTACGGCAGGATCTGATAATCAATTTAAAGGATTAGCTAAAGGTTCAAAGAGGAAAGAAGGGTGGTTTTACTTTACCAAGGGAGAACAATCGAGCGATCCAGTTAGAAGAGTAGTTTTAGTCGAGTCTCCTATTGATGCGATGTCTTTAGCGGTGCTAGAGCGAACTGATTCGGTCAAGACACTTTACTTATCTACCGACGGGGCGGGTCAGATTCCCACTGAGTATTTGGCAGAAGTTAAGGATGTGGTGATTGCGGTAGATAATGACCCTTCTGGTGATTTGATGGCTCAAAGAGTTAAAGCTCAGTTGCCGAATGCAGTCCGTAAAACGCCTTCATCTATCGATTGGAATCAGGATTTAGTAAATACGTTTGATTGGTCTAATCAGAATCGAAGCAATGAAGTTAATAGGCAGCCTCGACATGAACCAGATACGGGCAGAGGATTGAGCCTTTGA
- a CDS encoding PIN domain-containing protein, whose product MAYLLDTNILLRTISPNDPMHIETVAAIDILNAGREQVIIAPQNLIELWNVCTRPAERNGLGFTPERTRAEVDRLKRLFIFIPDTPAIFPEWERLVTTYEVKGTKVHDTRLVAFMLVHRLSQILTFNVKDFRRFSPEITPVSPKEIVNS is encoded by the coding sequence ATGGCTTATCTATTAGATACAAACATCCTGCTACGAACCATTAGTCCTAATGACCCGATGCACATTGAAACAGTAGCAGCGATTGACATCTTAAATGCTGGTCGGGAACAGGTAATTATTGCCCCACAAAATTTGATTGAGTTATGGAATGTCTGTACTCGTCCAGCCGAGAGAAACGGCTTGGGATTTACCCCTGAGAGAACCAGAGCTGAAGTTGACCGTTTAAAAAGGTTATTTATCTTTATTCCCGATACTCCAGCCATATTTCCCGAATGGGAACGGTTAGTGACCACCTATGAAGTAAAAGGGACAAAGGTTCACGATACTCGCTTGGTGGCGTTTATGCTGGTTCATCGATTAAGTCAGATCCTGACTTTCAACGTCAAAGATTTTCGACGCTTCAGCCCAGAAATTACTCCAGTTAGCCCCAAGGAAATAGTCAACTCCTGA
- a CDS encoding site-specific integrase produces MKVDRHGKAKILTTEEINLVFYEGLHNDRDRAMFAICLYTACRINECVTLRTTDVYYRLGQVRPEIIFRKGDTKGKLGTRCIPVIEDLRLMLLKYYPSPRTWHYFPGLGNQGHLHPGSASRVLQKACRKVEVQGVSTHSFRRTALTLMSNEGIPLRIIQEISGHKSLTELQKYLEVTPEQVKGAVSSLSMLSPVKKSRFDDTPTTKKKTPQNNNSF; encoded by the coding sequence ATGAAAGTAGATCGGCATGGCAAGGCAAAAATACTCACAACTGAAGAAATTAACCTCGTATTTTATGAGGGACTCCACAATGATCGCGATCGCGCCATGTTCGCCATCTGCCTCTATACCGCCTGTCGAATTAACGAATGCGTCACCTTAAGAACTACCGACGTTTATTACCGTTTAGGACAAGTCCGACCCGAAATCATCTTCAGAAAAGGCGACACCAAGGGGAAATTAGGTACTAGATGTATCCCAGTAATTGAAGATTTACGCTTAATGCTGCTTAAGTATTACCCATCTCCCCGCACCTGGCATTACTTCCCAGGCTTAGGCAACCAGGGACATCTTCATCCTGGATCTGCCAGCCGAGTTCTGCAAAAAGCCTGCCGTAAGGTAGAAGTTCAGGGAGTAAGTACCCATAGTTTTAGACGTACTGCTCTGACTTTGATGAGTAACGAAGGAATTCCGTTACGAATTATTCAGGAGATAAGCGGTCACAAAAGTTTAACTGAGCTTCAGAAATATCTGGAAGTGACACCCGAACAGGTAAAAGGTGCGGTTTCAAGCCTTTCCATGCTTTCTCCTGTGAAAAAATCGCGGTTTGATGACACCCCCACAACCAAGAAGAAAACACCGCAAAATAATAACTCTTTTTAA
- a CDS encoding plasmid replication protein, CyRepA1 family, with protein MKLPSESDHNQNAHIAPHHLTEWLKSSVDEQLTTLNLISLSGFTTYEYLLYGLSRSERRNDGRLRDKWLNRYSTLEDGGWWSSGLDPLNNWLPMIWGRYKPDNPRIIGSKGKPIRYESPPKVANRVTYFNVPQHIWDKVAQRYGIKRYLSPLAQRLTARTKPLCFWEWVQQHPEIPIIFTEGEKKAACLLSMGFVAIALPGIWNGRVGKKGQERLHPDLLPMAQKGRKFTILFDYETKPKTRYAIYQATLRTGQAIEAKECECEVAILPGVEKGVDDFVTARGEDAESLLSAIIDDAYSLKDYRRLCFPKKRGLSNKYPPNVKLTTRFLSNAVSLPTMGLVVLWSGMGTGKTELMAKFRELYPQMRFLNLGHRVNLLKNLSQRLNTQMYSAISQGNLAKAVGLSITVDSLHKLQTQLNEYGCIFIDEACQYLAHLLHSKTCREHRAEILEVLEFLIRKAKLVVLADAHMDDLTVDFFRAMRPFGEVPFIIKNDYKETGRTVYFYEGDNNSALVSKIFTALMLGLKIMVVSDSKKFIKKLEAAMTVKVFDDRPLFGTEGQLDSNSENKLRIWSIHAENSGSEENVAFIKDISEEVKKVDVLLASPSLGTGVDIPNYHFDAVFGAFHAVSQTATECAQSLHRYRPQVPLHIWVAPRPPFGYKETNAAKIKERMLELNQMTAFLIRIDPETGRRGAEKDWALDAYCEIEANRNRSINNLRDDLHSLLGEMGYNLTNGESEADPLVAMELKEAGQFLDTAHQLAVVQAANISSSEYLSRQSKDFLQPEEIVECEKYRLQRDYGMPVTEELVKRDAGGYLISQLIALESLLLPSEGEIIDSVTGKKYPAPPQIVAQRDLRERDNLPLCMDWHNYSSKWLARHILGLPKILARLLAGEEISATDSDVVQMTKTAVMARAQIKAVLNLTIPQNCSPMWLLGVLLGQLGLKMIGHKKGRRGQQVRYYSLSVEELVFAVEVLQYRERQRIEKDEREREIEEQNRIYQAIIPSQYGIEQPDSTVTTPPLKRDIHPLEGVVDTVDNCPESTDNSSNESSPNTLEKLKPYFDLLEETSHVGFSVIKEIVVGLLANNFVPNYIIKSILIGGLLECK; from the coding sequence ATGAAACTTCCGTCTGAAAGCGACCACAACCAAAATGCCCACATTGCCCCTCACCACTTAACTGAGTGGCTTAAAAGCTCGGTAGACGAGCAGTTAACAACTCTTAACTTAATTTCTCTGTCGGGATTTACGACCTACGAGTACCTGCTTTATGGGCTTTCTCGTTCCGAACGCCGAAATGACGGCAGATTAAGGGATAAGTGGTTAAATCGCTACTCTACCCTAGAAGATGGGGGATGGTGGAGTTCGGGGCTTGACCCCTTGAATAACTGGCTGCCGATGATTTGGGGTAGATATAAGCCCGACAATCCGAGGATTATTGGCAGTAAAGGCAAACCAATTAGATATGAGTCTCCCCCAAAAGTCGCTAACAGAGTTACCTATTTCAACGTTCCCCAGCATATCTGGGATAAGGTAGCCCAACGCTACGGCATTAAGCGTTACCTGTCTCCCCTAGCTCAACGTTTAACCGCCAGAACCAAACCCTTATGCTTTTGGGAGTGGGTACAGCAGCATCCTGAAATCCCAATTATCTTTACCGAAGGAGAAAAAAAGGCTGCCTGTTTACTTTCAATGGGCTTTGTGGCGATCGCCTTGCCTGGTATTTGGAATGGACGGGTAGGTAAAAAAGGACAAGAAAGACTACATCCTGACTTGCTGCCAATGGCTCAAAAGGGGCGTAAATTTACCATCCTTTTTGATTACGAAACCAAACCAAAAACCCGCTACGCTATTTATCAGGCGACTCTCCGCACTGGTCAGGCAATTGAAGCGAAGGAGTGTGAGTGTGAAGTAGCAATCTTACCTGGCGTTGAAAAGGGCGTTGATGATTTTGTCACCGCTCGTGGTGAAGACGCAGAAAGCTTATTGAGCGCGATTATCGATGATGCTTACAGCCTCAAGGATTACCGACGGCTCTGTTTTCCCAAGAAACGGGGACTCAGTAATAAATATCCTCCCAATGTAAAACTCACTACTCGATTTCTCAGCAACGCTGTAAGCCTGCCAACTATGGGACTGGTGGTTCTCTGGAGTGGTATGGGGACGGGTAAAACCGAACTCATGGCAAAATTCCGCGAGTTGTACCCGCAGATGCGCTTTCTCAATCTCGGTCATCGGGTCAACCTGCTCAAAAACCTCTCCCAAAGGCTCAATACACAGATGTATTCTGCCATTTCTCAAGGAAATTTAGCTAAAGCAGTGGGGCTTTCAATTACCGTTGATAGCTTACACAAACTGCAAACTCAGCTTAATGAGTACGGATGTATCTTTATCGATGAAGCCTGTCAGTATTTGGCACATCTGCTTCATAGTAAAACCTGTCGGGAGCATCGGGCAGAAATTTTAGAGGTTTTAGAATTTTTGATCCGCAAAGCTAAATTAGTTGTGTTAGCCGATGCCCATATGGATGATCTGACCGTTGATTTCTTCCGTGCCATGCGCCCATTCGGTGAAGTTCCTTTTATTATTAAAAATGATTACAAGGAAACTGGCAGGACGGTCTATTTTTACGAAGGAGACAATAATAGTGCTTTGGTTTCTAAGATTTTTACCGCCTTGATGCTGGGCTTAAAAATCATGGTGGTTTCTGACTCGAAGAAGTTTATCAAGAAACTAGAAGCTGCCATGACAGTCAAGGTATTCGACGATCGACCACTTTTCGGCACTGAAGGTCAATTAGACAGCAATTCGGAGAATAAGTTACGCATTTGGTCGATACACGCCGAAAATAGTGGTAGTGAAGAGAATGTGGCGTTTATCAAGGATATTTCCGAAGAAGTTAAAAAGGTGGATGTCCTCTTAGCTTCACCCAGTTTAGGTACGGGAGTTGATATTCCCAATTACCATTTTGATGCGGTATTCGGCGCATTCCACGCGGTAAGCCAAACTGCCACTGAATGCGCCCAATCTCTCCACCGCTATCGTCCCCAAGTTCCCTTACATATCTGGGTCGCTCCCCGTCCGCCTTTTGGGTACAAAGAAACCAATGCTGCCAAAATTAAGGAGCGGATGCTTGAGCTTAACCAGATGACGGCATTTTTAATCCGCATCGACCCCGAAACTGGCAGAAGAGGCGCAGAAAAAGACTGGGCGTTAGATGCTTATTGTGAAATTGAAGCCAACCGCAACCGTTCGATCAATAATCTACGGGATGATCTACATTCCCTGTTGGGCGAGATGGGGTACAACCTAACGAATGGCGAATCAGAAGCCGATCCTTTAGTTGCGATGGAGTTAAAAGAAGCTGGTCAATTTTTGGATACCGCCCATCAGTTAGCTGTAGTTCAAGCAGCGAATATCAGTAGTAGCGAATACCTAAGCCGTCAATCTAAAGATTTTCTTCAACCTGAAGAAATTGTTGAGTGCGAAAAATATCGACTTCAGCGCGATTACGGAATGCCCGTAACTGAAGAGTTAGTCAAACGGGATGCTGGGGGTTATCTGATTAGTCAACTAATTGCCTTAGAATCGCTACTATTACCCTCTGAAGGAGAAATTATCGATTCTGTTACGGGTAAAAAGTACCCCGCACCACCACAAATTGTAGCTCAAAGGGATTTAAGAGAACGAGATAACCTACCCCTATGTATGGATTGGCATAACTACTCTAGCAAATGGCTAGCCCGTCATATTTTGGGTTTACCTAAGATATTAGCTCGATTACTGGCAGGGGAAGAAATTAGTGCCACTGATTCCGATGTGGTGCAGATGACCAAAACTGCTGTGATGGCTCGCGCCCAGATTAAAGCCGTTCTTAACCTCACTATTCCCCAGAATTGCTCACCAATGTGGTTACTAGGAGTATTGCTAGGACAACTGGGATTAAAGATGATTGGTCACAAAAAAGGCAGACGGGGGCAACAGGTTCGCTATTACAGTTTGTCAGTTGAAGAATTAGTCTTTGCTGTAGAAGTATTGCAGTACAGGGAGCGACAGCGAATTGAAAAAGACGAACGGGAGCGGGAAATCGAAGAACAAAATCGGATTTATCAGGCTATAATACCCTCGCAGTATGGGATTGAGCAGCCAGACTCGACTGTGACCACCCCCCCCCTAAAAAGGGATATTCATCCTTTAGAGGGAGTGGTGGATACGGTCGATAACTGCCCTGAAAGTACAGACAATAGTTCAAATGAATCATCACCTAACACTCTAGAGAAGCTCAAACCGTATTTTGATTTATTAGAAGAAACGAGTCATGTAGGCTTTTCTGTAATCAAAGAGATTGTGGTTGGGCTTTTAGCAAACAATTTTGTGCCGAATTACATTATTAAATCGATACTGATTGGAGGATTATTAGAATGCAAATAA
- a CDS encoding GIY-YIG nuclease family protein, whose product MSEPFTIRIFVPDGDPEGVRIIDRMNWTGVGIAFPRSEWREVRNRSEFCKTGVYILVGYQEEDDELQTLYIGQGDGIKNRIEAHYQNKDFWNWGISFVSNSGGLNRAHITWLEYALIERASQAGRCHLDNGNAPQEPALTESERADVQGFLKEIIQILPLVGLRVFEIPKPVAEPKETAINSVSVTNQLINDTVIVPAKEEGFKRVFLNQNCWYAIRIGGGMLNKIRYIAAYQTAPVSAITHVAPVERIEPFGDGGKYKLIFSKPASEISPIPFNDAPKGCMQGLRYTNLEKLKQASKLSDIL is encoded by the coding sequence ATGTCTGAACCTTTTACTATACGAATTTTTGTACCTGACGGCGACCCTGAAGGGGTGCGGATTATAGATCGAATGAACTGGACGGGAGTTGGCATTGCTTTCCCCCGATCTGAATGGCGTGAGGTTAGGAATCGCTCAGAATTTTGTAAAACTGGAGTGTATATTCTGGTAGGCTATCAAGAGGAAGATGATGAGCTACAGACGTTATACATCGGGCAGGGAGACGGCATCAAAAATAGGATTGAAGCGCATTACCAAAATAAGGATTTTTGGAATTGGGGTATAAGTTTTGTTTCCAACAGTGGAGGTCTCAATCGCGCTCATATCACATGGTTGGAGTATGCGCTTATAGAGCGAGCAAGTCAGGCTGGTCGCTGCCATCTTGATAATGGTAACGCCCCTCAAGAACCTGCCCTTACCGAATCTGAAAGAGCGGACGTGCAGGGATTTCTCAAAGAAATTATTCAAATACTACCTTTAGTGGGACTGCGGGTTTTTGAAATTCCCAAGCCAGTAGCAGAACCAAAAGAAACAGCGATTAATTCTGTTAGTGTTACCAATCAATTAATTAACGATACGGTGATAGTACCAGCTAAAGAGGAGGGCTTCAAGCGAGTATTTCTGAATCAAAACTGTTGGTATGCTATCCGCATCGGCGGTGGAATGCTTAATAAGATCAGATACATTGCTGCCTACCAGACAGCACCCGTTTCTGCTATCACTCATGTTGCTCCAGTCGAGCGCATCGAACCATTTGGTGATGGTGGTAAATACAAGCTCATCTTTTCAAAGCCTGCCAGCGAAATATCTCCCATACCCTTCAATGATGCTCCCAAAGGATGTATGCAGGGGTTGAGATATACGAACCTAGAAAAACTCAAACAAGCCTCGAAGCTTTCAGATATTTTATAG